One window from the genome of Frankiaceae bacterium encodes:
- a CDS encoding FdtA/QdtA family cupin domain-containing protein: MGVEDCRIIDLPKIADPRGNLTFVEQQRHVPFDISRVYYLYDVPGGESRAGHAHKTNHAFIISASGSFEVIVRDGWQERRFFLSRSYYGLYLPPMIWRELDNFSSGSVSLVLASHPYEEDDYYRDYREYLRAVSAPA; encoded by the coding sequence ATGGGTGTCGAGGACTGCCGGATCATCGACCTGCCGAAGATCGCGGACCCGCGAGGGAACCTGACGTTCGTCGAGCAGCAGCGGCACGTGCCGTTCGACATCAGCCGCGTCTACTACCTGTACGACGTGCCCGGCGGCGAGTCCCGCGCGGGGCACGCGCACAAGACCAACCACGCGTTCATCATCAGCGCGTCTGGGTCGTTCGAGGTCATCGTGCGCGACGGCTGGCAGGAGCGCCGGTTCTTCCTCTCGCGCTCGTACTACGGCCTCTACCTGCCGCCGATGATCTGGCGCGAGCTCGACAACTTCTCGTCAGGGTCCGTCTCCTTGGTGCTGGCGTCGCACCCGTACGAGGAGGACGACTACTACCGCGACTACCGCGAGTACCTCCGCGCGGTGAGCGCCCCGGCGTGA
- a CDS encoding glycosyltransferase: protein MARSRVVVYDPDGVNPYGRELAAQLAASGYAVTAVVPGDAEWRPPGVRTLAVLAYNSPSSRLAQAFRLARGLLVVLALAARPGQWVVAWSRSDALVLSLVARVRRLHLVVHNPGPRDTLSPRLRQAAATRVVHSASLAEPGAAVCAHPLYTHWLASYAAPVAPHDGVRLLLLGHSRPDKGEDVLPSLLALLPEDVTVVVCGKRAAPAGPRVEDRTSRSFVPDRELAATLLSCDALLAPYTGATQSGTVALAVTAGLPVVGFDSGAVAELAGDEGLVPEGDVAALAAVAARVRTLPRPSPDPGATARDWAKVLG from the coding sequence GTGGCGAGGTCGCGGGTGGTCGTCTACGACCCCGACGGCGTGAACCCGTACGGCCGCGAGCTGGCCGCGCAGCTCGCCGCCTCCGGCTACGCCGTGACCGCTGTGGTGCCGGGGGATGCGGAGTGGCGACCGCCCGGCGTACGGACCCTCGCCGTCCTCGCGTACAACTCGCCTTCCTCCCGTCTGGCGCAGGCGTTCCGGCTCGCGCGGGGGCTGCTCGTGGTGCTGGCGCTGGCGGCGCGGCCGGGTCAGTGGGTGGTGGCCTGGTCGCGGTCCGATGCGCTCGTGCTGTCGCTCGTGGCGCGCGTACGGCGGCTGCACCTCGTCGTGCACAACCCCGGGCCGCGCGACACGCTCTCCCCCCGTCTGCGGCAGGCGGCCGCTACGCGCGTCGTGCACTCCGCGTCGCTGGCGGAGCCGGGGGCGGCCGTCTGCGCGCACCCGCTGTACACGCACTGGCTCGCGTCGTACGCCGCTCCCGTCGCGCCCCACGACGGCGTGCGGCTGCTGCTCCTCGGCCACTCCCGCCCCGACAAGGGCGAGGACGTGCTGCCGTCGTTGCTGGCTCTGCTCCCGGAGGACGTGACCGTCGTGGTCTGCGGCAAGCGGGCAGCGCCGGCGGGGCCGCGGGTGGAGGACCGTACGTCGCGGTCGTTCGTCCCCGACCGCGAGCTCGCGGCGACGCTGCTGTCGTGCGACGCGCTGCTGGCGCCGTACACCGGCGCGACGCAGAGCGGCACCGTCGCGCTCGCCGTCACCGCGGGCCTGCCGGTCGTCGGCTTCGACTCGGGTGCCGTCGCCGAGCTGGCCGGCGACGAAGGGCTGGTGCCCGAGGGCGACGTGGCGGCGCTGGCAGCCGTGGCGGCGCGGGTGCGTACGCTGCCGCGCCCATCGCCCGACCCCGGGGCGACCGCGCGCGACTGGGCGAAGGTGCTCGGCTGA
- a CDS encoding NAD(P)-dependent oxidoreductase — protein sequence MPRVVVTAPLDGLEALAAYDVLGPSAWRDALPEADALLCLLTDRIDAALLDEAPRLRVVGTVSVGYDHVDLAACAARGIAVVHTPGVLTEATADLAFGLLLAAARLFRQGGEAVTSGAWQGWRMDDFVGRDVHGATLGLVGYGRIARAVERRALGFGMTVLHASRSSGVPLDALLEEASYVSLHVPLTPETRHLIGARELALLGPDGVLVNTSRGPVVDEAALAAALESRGVFAAGLDVYEDEPAVHPGLRASPYAVLLPHVGSATRETRLAMARLAAEGVAAVLAGETPPNVVPTASR from the coding sequence GTGCCCCGCGTCGTCGTCACCGCGCCGCTGGACGGGCTGGAGGCGCTGGCGGCGTACGACGTGCTGGGTCCTTCGGCGTGGCGCGACGCGCTGCCGGAGGCGGACGCGCTGCTCTGCCTGCTCACCGACCGGATCGACGCCGCGCTGCTCGACGAGGCGCCGCGGCTGCGCGTCGTCGGCACCGTCTCCGTCGGCTACGACCACGTGGACCTGGCGGCGTGCGCCGCGCGCGGGATCGCCGTCGTCCACACCCCTGGCGTGCTGACGGAGGCGACGGCGGACCTCGCGTTCGGGCTGCTGCTGGCGGCGGCGCGGCTTTTCCGTCAAGGCGGTGAGGCCGTCACGTCGGGCGCGTGGCAGGGCTGGCGGATGGACGACTTCGTCGGCCGCGACGTGCACGGCGCGACGCTCGGCCTCGTCGGCTACGGCCGCATCGCCCGCGCCGTCGAACGCCGCGCGCTCGGCTTCGGCATGACCGTCCTGCACGCGTCGCGCTCGTCCGGCGTGCCGCTCGACGCGCTGCTGGAGGAGGCGTCGTACGTCTCCCTGCACGTGCCGCTCACGCCGGAGACCCGGCACCTGATCGGCGCGCGAGAGCTGGCGCTGCTCGGCCCGGACGGCGTGCTGGTCAACACCTCGCGCGGACCCGTCGTGGACGAGGCGGCACTGGCTGCCGCCCTGGAGTCGCGCGGCGTCTTCGCGGCGGGACTCGACGTCTACGAGGACGAGCCCGCCGTCCACCCCGGGCTGCGCGCGTCGCCGTACGCCGTGCTGCTCCCGCACGTGGGCAGCGCGACGCGCGAGACGCGCCTGGCGATGGCGCGCCTCGCGGCGGAAGGCGTCGCGGCGGTGCTGGCGGGAGAGACCCCGCCGAACGTCGTGCCTACGGCAAGCCGATGA
- a CDS encoding WecB/TagA/CpsF family glycosyltransferase, giving the protein METVAPARPETAEQRRTAGSFECCGVRIDAVTLDDAVNRLFEYALRRRPATLHLCNAYTLSLAASDPEYAALLNDGDLNLPDGQPVAWVGRRLGFADLEQSTRGPDLMVETIKRGQAYGIRHYVYGSSQDVVDALVAELRVIAPDAQIVGAESPPFRDLTADEADELATRVRAREAEIVWVGLGTPRQDRFVEQMKARLGTTLVPIGAAFDFIAGTKKTAPEWLQHTGFEWTFRLMCEPRRLAKRYFVGNARFLRNARRSRLLNPA; this is encoded by the coding sequence ATGGAGACGGTGGCTCCGGCACGCCCGGAGACCGCCGAGCAGCGCCGTACCGCGGGCTCGTTCGAGTGCTGCGGCGTCCGGATCGACGCCGTCACGCTCGACGACGCCGTCAACCGGCTGTTCGAGTACGCCCTCCGCCGGCGCCCGGCCACGCTGCACCTCTGCAACGCGTACACGCTCTCCCTCGCCGCCTCCGACCCCGAGTACGCCGCCCTCCTCAACGACGGCGACCTCAACCTCCCCGACGGCCAGCCCGTCGCCTGGGTCGGCCGCCGCCTCGGCTTCGCCGACCTCGAGCAGTCCACCCGCGGCCCGGACCTCATGGTCGAGACCATCAAGCGCGGGCAGGCGTACGGCATCCGCCACTACGTCTACGGCAGCAGCCAGGACGTCGTCGACGCGCTCGTCGCCGAGCTGCGGGTGATCGCCCCCGACGCGCAGATCGTCGGCGCCGAGTCCCCGCCGTTCCGTGACCTCACCGCCGACGAGGCCGACGAGCTCGCCACCCGCGTCCGCGCCCGCGAGGCCGAGATCGTCTGGGTCGGCCTCGGCACGCCGCGCCAGGACCGCTTCGTCGAGCAGATGAAGGCCCGCCTCGGTACGACGCTCGTGCCGATCGGCGCGGCGTTCGACTTCATCGCCGGCACCAAGAAGACCGCGCCCGAGTGGCTGCAGCACACCGGCTTCGAGTGGACGTTCCGGCTGATGTGCGAGCCGCGCCGCCTGGCCAAGCGCTACTTCGTCGGCAACGCGCGCTTCCTGCGCAACGCCCGCCGCTCGCGGTTGCTCAACCCCGCCTGA
- a CDS encoding glycosyltransferase family 4 protein — protein MRVLVVHNRYVSAVPSGENAVVDEEVAALREAGVDVVTHLRSSDEIAGLSPALAVRPVYSRVDAREVAAKLDGVDVLHLHNPYPLVSPWVVRVAKRAGVPVVQTVHNYRHGCVAGSHYRDARVCEDCLPTRTRWPGVVHGCYRGSRAQSLALTTAELLHTGTWNSVDRYLALTSFAKRKLVEAGLPESRIVVRPNSTPDPGPSSPPGEGLLFVGRLDEEKGAPLLYSAWSPEVPLTVIGAGRFEPPPGIRYLGPQPADVVAAEMERCAAVVVPSVVYEGFPRVVVEAFARGRPVLATSVGPLPDLVTAERGWLAPPTPEGLRDAMAHVSADPSRGAAARAHYLAELTPERTMRSLLAVYDSVVG, from the coding sequence ATGCGTGTGCTCGTCGTGCACAACCGCTACGTCTCCGCCGTCCCCTCCGGCGAGAACGCCGTCGTCGACGAGGAGGTCGCCGCCCTGCGCGAGGCGGGCGTGGACGTCGTGACGCACCTGCGGTCGAGCGACGAGATCGCGGGCCTCTCGCCTGCGCTCGCGGTGCGCCCGGTCTACTCGCGGGTGGACGCCCGTGAGGTCGCGGCGAAGCTCGACGGCGTCGACGTGCTGCACCTGCACAACCCGTACCCGCTCGTCTCGCCGTGGGTCGTCCGCGTCGCCAAGCGCGCCGGCGTGCCCGTCGTCCAGACCGTGCACAACTACCGGCACGGCTGCGTCGCCGGCTCGCACTATCGCGACGCGCGCGTCTGCGAGGACTGCCTGCCGACCCGGACGCGCTGGCCCGGCGTCGTCCACGGCTGCTACCGCGGATCCCGCGCGCAGAGCCTCGCGCTGACGACGGCCGAGCTGCTGCACACCGGCACCTGGAACTCCGTCGACCGCTACCTCGCGCTGACGTCGTTCGCCAAGCGGAAGCTCGTCGAGGCGGGGCTGCCGGAGTCGCGGATCGTTGTACGGCCCAACTCGACGCCCGACCCCGGGCCTTCCTCGCCGCCCGGCGAGGGGCTGCTGTTCGTCGGGCGGCTGGACGAGGAGAAGGGCGCGCCGCTGCTCTACTCGGCGTGGTCCCCGGAGGTGCCGCTCACGGTGATCGGCGCCGGTCGCTTCGAGCCGCCGCCCGGCATCCGCTACCTCGGCCCGCAGCCGGCCGACGTGGTGGCCGCCGAGATGGAACGTTGCGCCGCCGTCGTCGTCCCCTCCGTTGTGTACGAGGGTTTCCCGCGAGTCGTGGTGGAGGCGTTCGCGCGCGGCCGTCCGGTGCTCGCGACGTCCGTGGGGCCGTTGCCGGACCTCGTGACGGCAGAGCGCGGCTGGCTCGCGCCGCCGACCCCCGAGGGCCTGCGCGACGCGATGGCGCACGTGTCCGCCGATCCTTCGCGGGGCGCCGCGGCGCGCGCGCACTACCTCGCGGAGCTGACCCCGGAGCGGACCATGCGGTCACTTCTGGCCGTCTACGACAGCGTCGTTGGGTAG
- a CDS encoding glycosyltransferase family 4 protein has protein sequence MSDSRAAGPRLLFVTNLLTHYRKPLYEELARRVPVRYVFFSDGGEWYWQGGQATSDAIESSHPKGFWLGRTRITPGLATRVLRGDYDVVVTGLVGKFALAASYGGARLRRRPVVLWATLWAHPGTAFHRRTERVTNRLYKNADAIVTYGRHVSRHVIERGADPSRVFVAPQAVDLTRFARDRAPYDGPVRIGYVGRLEPEKGIEDLLAALRVLDERGVAYALTVAGKGSIDVPGARQVPNDELPRIYNALDVVVVPSRLVPEFAEPWSLAVNEAMGCGAAVVASDAVGAVQDGLVTDGETGLVFPNGDVTALADALEHLAGDARLRHALADAGHNAVQEFTYARAAQAFVDAAQAGLSNRERRALRRKRALPTK, from the coding sequence GTGTCAGACAGCCGCGCGGCAGGTCCCCGGCTCCTGTTCGTCACCAACCTGCTGACGCACTACCGCAAGCCGCTCTACGAGGAGCTGGCCCGCCGGGTGCCGGTGCGGTACGTGTTCTTCTCGGACGGCGGCGAGTGGTACTGGCAGGGTGGGCAGGCCACGTCCGACGCGATCGAGAGCAGCCACCCCAAGGGCTTCTGGCTGGGCCGTACGCGGATCACGCCGGGCCTCGCGACCCGCGTCCTCCGAGGCGACTACGACGTCGTGGTCACGGGCCTCGTGGGCAAGTTCGCGCTGGCGGCGTCGTACGGCGGCGCCCGCCTGCGCCGCAGGCCGGTCGTCCTCTGGGCGACGCTGTGGGCGCATCCGGGCACGGCGTTCCACCGGCGCACCGAGCGCGTCACCAACAGGCTCTACAAGAATGCCGACGCGATCGTGACGTACGGCCGCCACGTCAGCCGCCACGTGATCGAGCGCGGCGCCGACCCGAGCCGGGTGTTCGTCGCGCCGCAGGCCGTCGACCTGACCCGCTTCGCCAGGGACAGAGCGCCGTACGACGGCCCGGTCCGGATCGGCTACGTCGGCCGGCTCGAGCCCGAGAAGGGCATCGAGGACCTCCTCGCCGCGCTGCGCGTGCTCGACGAGAGAGGCGTCGCGTACGCGCTCACCGTCGCAGGCAAGGGCAGCATCGACGTCCCAGGCGCCCGTCAGGTCCCCAACGACGAGCTGCCCAGGATCTACAACGCCCTCGACGTCGTCGTGGTCCCGAGCAGGCTGGTGCCGGAGTTCGCGGAGCCGTGGTCGCTCGCGGTCAACGAGGCCATGGGCTGCGGCGCCGCGGTCGTCGCGAGCGACGCGGTCGGCGCCGTGCAGGACGGCCTCGTGACCGACGGCGAGACCGGCCTCGTCTTCCCGAACGGCGACGTGACAGCCCTCGCCGATGCCTTGGAGCACCTGGCGGGCGACGCGAGGCTGCGCCACGCCCTCGCCGACGCGGGGCACAACGCCGTGCAGGAGTTCACCTACGCCAGGGCGGCGCAGGCGTTCGTCGACGCGGCTCAGGCGGGGTTGAGCAACCGCGAGCGGCGGGCGTTGCGCAGGAAGCGCGCGTTGCCGACGAAGTAG